The Pedococcus dokdonensis region CCGCACCTCGCGCCGGATCGGGGCGACGATCGGGTGGCTGCTGGTCTCGGTGCTCATGGTGAGTCCTCCTCGCTGGTTCGGTCCTCCACGAACGCCGCGAACGACGCGAGTGCGGTGTCCCACGTCGTCACCAGCCACTGCTGGAGCTCGGTGAGACCGTCGGGGGCGAGCGCGTAGAGGTTGCGCGTGCCGCGGCTCTCGTGCTCGACGAGCCCGGCCCCCGCGAGGACCTTGAGGTGCTTGCTCACGGCGGGCCGGCCGATCGGCATCGCGTCCGCGATCTCGCCGACGGCGCGCGGGCGCTCGGCGAGCAGCTCGAGGATCTGTCGACGGCTCGGGTCTCCGAGGGCGTCGAGGGCGAGGGCTGATTGGTTACTCATGGGCAACGGTTACTCTAGAGCAACGGTCCAGCGGGTGTCTAGACCGCGCCTACGATGACCGCATGAGCGACCTCATGAACCAGGCCACGGCGACCGCCACCCACCACCTCGTCGAGAAGCACGCCGACCTGCTCGCCCAGGCGACCACCGCCCTCGCGGAGCGCTCGTACTTCAGCCGGTTCCCCGAGTCGCCCTCGCCCCGCGTCTACGGCGAGGGTTCGGCGGAAGCCGGCCAGGCTGCCTACGAGGCGTTGCGCGACAACGCGTTCGGCGGTCTGGGCGACGTGCGCACCGACGGCACCTGGGTCGGCGAGGAGGTCTCGCCCTACGGCCCCGCCCTGGGGATCACCTACCCGCACCTCGACCTGGAGGCAGCGCTCGCGGCCGCTACTGAGGCGATGCCGGCCTGGCGCGACGCGGGCGCCCGCACCCGCGCGGCGGTCTGCGCCGAGATCGTCGAGCGGATCAACGCGCGGTCGTTCGAGATCGCGCACTCGGTGATGCACACGACCGGTCAGCCCTTCGTGATGGCGTTCCAGGCAGCCGGACCGCACGCCCAGGACCGCGCGCTCGAGTCGATCGTCGCCGGGCTGGTCGAGCAGGAGCGGGTGCCCGCCTCGGTCGTCTGGGAGAAGCCCGGCCGCGACAGGGAGGGCAACCCGGCGCCGCTGCGGATGCAGAAGGACTACCGGGTGGTGCCCCGCGGCCTCGCGCTGGTGATCGGCTGCAACACCTTCCCGACCTGGAACGGCTACCCCGGGCTGTTCGCCTCGCTCGTCACCGGCAACCCCGTCATCGTCAAACCGCACCCGCGCGCCGTCCTCCCGCTCGCCATCTCGGTGGCGGTCTGCCGCGAGGTGCTGTCGGCAGCAGGGTTCAGCGCCGACCTCGTGCAGCTCGCGCCGGAGGCCGAGGGCGAGGGCCTGGCCAAGGTGCTGGCCGAGCGCGACGAGGTGCGGATCGTCGACTACACCGGCGGTCCGACGTTCGGCGGCTGGCTCGAGGAGAACGGCGCCGCCCGCGGACAGCTCGTCTACACCGAGAAGGCCGGCGTCAACACGATCGTCGTCGACTCGACCGACAACCTGCGCGGCGTGCTGGGCAACCTGGCCTTCTCGCTCACCCTCTACTCCGGGCAGATGTGCACCACCCCCCAGAACCTCTACGTGCCCCGCGACGGCATCGACACCGACGAGGGACACCTGACCTTCGAGGAGTTCGGCGCCCGCCTCGGCGCGGCCGTCGGCAAGCTCACCGGCGACGACGCCCGGGCCGTGGAGCTGCTCGGCGCCACCGTCAACGACGGGGTCCGCGCCAACGCCGCGGGACTCGCCGGGCTGGCCGAGGAGGCGGGTGGCGCGGTGGTGCTGGACTCGCGCGAGGTGAGCCACCCGGCATACCCCGACGCGGTCGTCCGCGCGCCCGGGCTGGTGAGCATGGACGCCAGCCGCGAGGACGTCTACACCCAGGAGTGCTTCGGGCCGGTCAGCTTCCTCATCGCGACCAGCGGCACCGACCAGTCCCTCGCGCAGTTCCGCGACACGGTGCGCGAGCACGGCGCGATGACCGCCGCCGTCTACTCCACCGACGAGGACGTCCTCGACGCCGCCCGTGACGCCGCCGCCGACGCGGGGGTGGCGCTCTCCGAGAACCTCACCGGCCAGGTCTTCGTCAACCAGACCGCGGCGTTCTCCGACTTCCATGGCACCGGCGCGAACCCCGCCGCCAACGCCGCCTACGTCGATGCCGCGTTCGTCGCCAACCGGTTCCGCGTCGTCACCTCCCGCCGCCACGTCTGACGCTGGGCCCATCGGACCGCACGGCAAGCCGGGCGCTCTGGCAGGATCTGGACCATGAACTTCCTGATCAAGGTCGCGGTCAACGCAGTGGCGCTCTGGGTGGCGGCCTGGCTCGTCCCCGGCATCGGGTTCGGCGACGGCAAGTTCGGCTCGAAGTTCGCGACGGTCGTCCTCGTGGCGCTGGTCTTCGGGCTCGTCAACGCCGTGGTCAAGCCGATCGCGAAGTTCCTCAGCTTCCCGGTGATCATCCTGACGCTGGGGCTCTTCACGTTCATCGTCAACGCGTTCATGCTGCAGCTGACCGAGTGGATCGCCGACCCCCTCGGACTGAGCTTCACCATCAACCACTTCTTCTGGGACGCCGTGCTCGGCGCCATCGTCATCACGATCGTCTCCGTGGTGCTCGGCTGGGTCCTGCCCGACGGCGACGACGACTGACCGACCGGACCGCACGAGGTAGATGCGCGATGCTGGGTCACTGCCCCGCCTGACGGGGCAGTGACCCAGCATTCGCCGTCCCTTGATGACAGGGCCGGGCCTTGATGATAGGGCCGTCCCTTGATGACGGGGCGGCCCCTTGATGACGGACCGCCTCGGTCTGGGGCGAGCGAGCCTGTCGGTGCCCCGCGGCAGGGTTTCGCCCATGCTCGATGACGCGTCGTTCGACGTTCCTGGTCACCTGCGACGGGCCCGACGGCTCGCCGACCTCAGCCAGCGTGAACTGGCCCACCTCTTGGCCGTTGGCTCCTCAACCGTCGCGCGCTGGGAGGCGGCGGACGGGGAGATCACTGTGCGCATGCTGGACCACGCGCTGCGGCTGGCCGGATTGCGACTCGGCGTCCTCGACGAGACGGGACGTCCGGTCAGCCCAGTGTCACCCGACGCGGTCCGGGACAACGGCGGCAGATGCTTCCCCGCCCATCTGGACGTGGTGCCCCCGGACGAGCGACCGCGCAACCGCGGACTCGGACCACGCTACGACCGTCGGCCCGCCCTGGGCTGGTACGCGCTCAGGGCGACCCGCGACGCGGCGACGGCGCCCGGACGGCACCGACCGGCCGAGCACCCGACCGTGGCAGAACTGGCCATGCGCCGGCACTCGCGGCTCAGTCAGGCGACCGCGGGGGCCGCGGTCCTGAGCCCGGCGGTGGAGGTGCCGGTGGGGTTGGAGTGCGAGTGCCTGGACGACTGTCCCGAGCACCATGCCTGTCCGCCCGAGTGCCCTTGTCAGTGCGAGCCGCCCGGGTGGGCGGACCGGCGGGCCCGCCTAGAGTGAGGGCATGAGCGACGCCGCCCCCGAGAACACCAGCGACACCGACACCGAAGTCCGACTGAGGTCTGCCCTCGACCAGGTGCCCGCGTACGTCCCCGGGAAGCCCGCGGCCGCGCCCGAGGGCGTGACGGCATACAAGGTCTCTTCGAACGAGAACCCGTACCCGCCGCTGCCGTCGGTCCTCGAGGTCGTCCGCGACGCGGCGGCGAGCATCAACCGCTACCCCGACATGGCGGTCACCGAGCTCACCCAGGCGCTCTCCGACAGCCTCGGCGTCCCGGCCGAGCACGTCGCGACCGGCACCGGGTCGGTCGGGGTCCTCGGCCAGGTCATCGCCGCCACCTGCGACCCCGGCGACGAGGTCGTCTACGCGTGGCGCTCGTTCGAGGCCTACCCCATCGTCACCGCGCTCGCGGGTGCCCAGAGCGTGCAGGTCGGTCTCGACGACCACGCCCGGCACCGCCTCGACGCGATGCGTGCGGCGATCTCCGACCGCACCAAGGTCGTCATCGTCTGCACCCCCAACAACCCGACCGGTCCGATGGTCCGGCACGACGAGCTCGAGCGGTTCCTCGACGACGTGCCCGGCCGGGTGCTCGTCGTGATCGACGAGGCCTACCTCGAGTTCGTCGACGACCCCGAGGCGCCGCGCAGCCTCGAGCTCTACCGCGACCGCCCCAACGTCATGGTGCTGCGCACCTTCTCCAAGGCCTACGGGCTGGCCGGCCTGCGGATCGGGTATGCCGTGGCGCACCCCCCGGTCGCGTCGGCCCTGCGCAAGACGGCCACGCCGTTCGGGGTGAACTCGATCGCCCAGGCCGCCGCTGTCGCGTCGCTCAAGGCCTTCGACGAGCTCAAGGAACGGGTCGACGCCCTCGTCGCCGAGCGGACCCGCGTCGTCGCCGCACTGCGCGGGCAGGGCTGGTTCATCCCGGACACCCAGGCCAACTTCGTCTGGTTCGGGCTGGGCGAGCGGTCCGGCGACTTCGCCGCCGCCGCGCAGCAGGCCGGGCTGACGCTGCGCCAGTACGGCACCGACGGGGTGCGCGCGACGATCGGCGAGACCGAGGCCAACGACGTGCTGATCGAGGTCGCCGGCGCCTGGCTCACCGAGCACCCGGTCGACCCGGCCTGACCCGGCTGGCGGCCGCTGCGGGGTCCGCGGCGCGGGCCTAGGGTGGGGCGCATGGTCGACACCTGGCTCCCGCCCTACCTCGCCCGCCCCGACCGCTACGGCCCGATGCCCTACCGCAAGGTGGGTCAGAGTGGTCTGCGGCTGCCCGCCGTCAGCCTCGGCATGTGGCACAACTTCGGTGACGACAAGCCGTTCGAGGTGCAGCGCGCGATCCTGCGCCGGGCCTTCGACATCGGCATCACCCACTTCGACCTCGCCAACAACTACGGCCCGCCCTACGGCAGCGCCGAGCAGAACTTCGGGCGCCACTTCGCGGCCGACTTCAGGCCCT contains the following coding sequences:
- the hisC gene encoding histidinol-phosphate transaminase is translated as MSDAAPENTSDTDTEVRLRSALDQVPAYVPGKPAAAPEGVTAYKVSSNENPYPPLPSVLEVVRDAAASINRYPDMAVTELTQALSDSLGVPAEHVATGTGSVGVLGQVIAATCDPGDEVVYAWRSFEAYPIVTALAGAQSVQVGLDDHARHRLDAMRAAISDRTKVVIVCTPNNPTGPMVRHDELERFLDDVPGRVLVVIDEAYLEFVDDPEAPRSLELYRDRPNVMVLRTFSKAYGLAGLRIGYAVAHPPVASALRKTATPFGVNSIAQAAAVASLKAFDELKERVDALVAERTRVVAALRGQGWFIPDTQANFVWFGLGERSGDFAAAAQQAGLTLRQYGTDGVRATIGETEANDVLIEVAGAWLTEHPVDPA
- the paaN gene encoding phenylacetic acid degradation protein PaaN, with amino-acid sequence MSDLMNQATATATHHLVEKHADLLAQATTALAERSYFSRFPESPSPRVYGEGSAEAGQAAYEALRDNAFGGLGDVRTDGTWVGEEVSPYGPALGITYPHLDLEAALAAATEAMPAWRDAGARTRAAVCAEIVERINARSFEIAHSVMHTTGQPFVMAFQAAGPHAQDRALESIVAGLVEQERVPASVVWEKPGRDREGNPAPLRMQKDYRVVPRGLALVIGCNTFPTWNGYPGLFASLVTGNPVIVKPHPRAVLPLAISVAVCREVLSAAGFSADLVQLAPEAEGEGLAKVLAERDEVRIVDYTGGPTFGGWLEENGAARGQLVYTEKAGVNTIVVDSTDNLRGVLGNLAFSLTLYSGQMCTTPQNLYVPRDGIDTDEGHLTFEEFGARLGAAVGKLTGDDARAVELLGATVNDGVRANAAGLAGLAEEAGGAVVLDSREVSHPAYPDAVVRAPGLVSMDASREDVYTQECFGPVSFLIATSGTDQSLAQFRDTVREHGAMTAAVYSTDEDVLDAARDAAADAGVALSENLTGQVFVNQTAAFSDFHGTGANPAANAAYVDAAFVANRFRVVTSRRHV
- a CDS encoding helix-turn-helix domain-containing protein encodes the protein MLDDASFDVPGHLRRARRLADLSQRELAHLLAVGSSTVARWEAADGEITVRMLDHALRLAGLRLGVLDETGRPVSPVSPDAVRDNGGRCFPAHLDVVPPDERPRNRGLGPRYDRRPALGWYALRATRDAATAPGRHRPAEHPTVAELAMRRHSRLSQATAGAAVLSPAVEVPVGLECECLDDCPEHHACPPECPCQCEPPGWADRRARLE
- a CDS encoding ArsR/SmtB family transcription factor; its protein translation is MSNQSALALDALGDPSRRQILELLAERPRAVGEIADAMPIGRPAVSKHLKVLAGAGLVEHESRGTRNLYALAPDGLTELQQWLVTTWDTALASFAAFVEDRTSEEDSP
- a CDS encoding phage holin family protein, translated to MNFLIKVAVNAVALWVAAWLVPGIGFGDGKFGSKFATVVLVALVFGLVNAVVKPIAKFLSFPVIILTLGLFTFIVNAFMLQLTEWIADPLGLSFTINHFFWDAVLGAIVITIVSVVLGWVLPDGDDD